TATATTCCCACAATTTCCCTTCCACAAACCGCAAGGCATCTTCCAAGTCGCTTTTTGATACGTGTTGCAAATCATGTTCTTGAAAATAAGCCTGAAATAACTCACAAATCATCAAAGAAGCGATTTCCCCTTTGTTTGCACCCCCTACTCCATCACATACAATAAACAGGCGGTCTTCTTTGGTAGCCGAGCCACTAAAGGGATAAATCATATCCTCATTATTGCCTCGCTTGCCAACTTCATGTAAAAAAACGGGTTCGTATATCCGAAATGCCATGCTAAATTATTGATTATTGATTGCTTACTTTTATCTTAGTGCCTTTATTATTTTGTCCTACTAATACGAAAACAAAGGTCTAAATAGTATGTAGTAGCCAATTGTGCAAAGTAACGCTATAATTTTTAGTTACACCATTTTTCTGATGTCGAAAAGAATGTAAAAATTCCATGAAACAATCTTTCAAATGGCTATATACAACGTAAAAATTATGCCATTGCTGATTGTTCGCTTAAAAATAGGTTAAATTTTCATTATTATATTCCTTTAGGGCAATTAGCTTGGTGACTTTTTCGTAAAAGAAAGGTAATATGAAAATATTTAGCCATTTTTTATCTGAAAATGTGCTTTTTTCGTATCATGCAGCCTTTTTGGGAATTCTAACCTTTGCAGAAAGGTTGTCAATCATTATACACCTATTTTCAAGTGGTTTCAAAACCTTTTGTGAATTGAAGTGTCTAAGACAAATTAGCCTTCCCAATTTTGATACCGTCATCTTCATAGATGACCAAATATTTTGAAAAAAAAATAACATCTCACAATCCACAATAATTTATGGCGAAGCGAGAAATCAATGTTTTTAATGTTTCTTTTTTAGACCTACTCTCTGGAGCTTTGGGCGCAGTTTTGATTTTGTTTATTGTTATTCCAAAACTTACTGGGGATATTAAAATAAAATTGCAGGAACTAGAGCAAATTCAAGAACTAAAAGTTGATATTCAGAAAATAGAAAATATGATGATTCAACTCAAAGAATCTGTGCCAGAAGATACCTTCAAGGAATTGGAAAGCAGAATGGATAAACTGGGGAAAACCATCGTGGCACTTGAAGCAGAAATCAAAAGTGTGCAGAGTAAATTGGCAGAGTGTGATGCCCAACGTACCAAACTGCGAGATCAGGTGAAAACATTGAAGGAACAGGTTGTCAATTTGGAGGATCGGCTCAAAAACAATGACAAAATTGTGCAGCAACTTCAAAGTGAAATTGAAGAATTGCGGAAACAGTTGGAGCAGGTAAAAAAAGAAAAACAGGCATTGGAGCAGCAAGTGACAACATTGGAGGGTACGGTTTCTGAAAAAGATGGGGTTATCAAAACACAACAAACTACCGTTGACGACCTTACTGAGAACAATGAAGCCTTGAAAAAGGAACTCGAAAAAGCCAAAAATGAAGCCCAATCTGCAAAAGCGGAAGTGGACAAACAAAAACAACAATTGAAGGAATGTCAAGCAAAATTGGGTTTGGATGTGGGTGACAATGTGGTGTTTGTAGTCGATATTTCGGGTAGTATGGACGATGATCCTGAACCTCAAAAACTCGATGAAGTGAAGGCGGGTATCAAAATGATGGTGGCTACAATGGACGAAACGACAAGCGTTGACATCGTGATTTACCCCAAAAGTGCCGACGAACGATATGGCTACAAATATGGTCGTTTGCAGCCCGTAACGGAAGATACCAAATACGACATTTACCGCTATTTAGCCACACTTCGTGCCTATGGTTGTACACCTACTAGAGAGGTTATGGATTTTGTGTTTGATTCTCCCAACTATAAAAATGCCAATACCATCATCTTGATGTCGGATGGTTTGCCAACTGTTCGTACTACTGCAACAACTTGTGATGAATTGACAAATACCAGCGAGATTGAAAACTATATTACCAGTAAAAATGGTGGTTCTAAAGTCATTAACTGTATTGGAGTGGGTTCAGATTTTCGTCAGCGAAATAGCAATGATTTGAAAGTGAAGTTCATGCAAAATTTGGCGAAGAAAAATAATGGATTCTATATTGGTTTCTAACATTCACTTCAAAACAACAAAAAAGGGCATTTCAAATATGAAATGCCCTTTTTTGTTGAACTTAAGTTTGGACTTACTAAGCAATCAACTCCTTCTCCCCTACAATCGTCAATACTTCTTCATCCATCAAAATATCTGCAAGTGCCGATGTTTTAGACATTTCGTATTTATAGAAAAACTTCATGGTGTGGATTTTACTCTCATAAAATTCCATCGTCTGCTCCATACTACCTGTCACCAAAGCCTGTTTTGCAGCAGCAGCCATTTTGAGCCATTGCCAACCAATAGTAATCGTACCAAAGAAATCCATGAAAAGTGTAGCATCCGACAAAAAGCGTTCAAAATCACCTTTTTGAGCAAAACCACCTAAAAATTGAAGTACCTTTTGCGTCAATGCCAGTTTTTTTCCCAGAATAGACGCATAGGGTTTCAATTCATCGTATGTGTTTGCTGCTTCAATGGTTTGCATCATTTCTTGCGCCAACAATTGAAGGGCTTGTCCACCTTTCATCATCATTTTTCTACCCAACAAATCCTGTGATTGAATACCCGTAGTACCTTCATACAAGGAATAAATACGGATGTCACGAGCATATTGTTGGAGCACAAATTCGGAGCAGAAGCCATATCCTCCCAAAATTTGCAGTCCATTCTTGGTCGCTTCTTGCCCTTTTTCGGCAGGATAAGTTTTGACAATTGGCGTAAGCAATTCCAACAACAGATGGTATTTTTCGGCTTCTTCGGGTTTGACGTGTTCCCAATCTTGGTAAATTGAAGCTTCCAAAACCAAACTCAAACTACCTTCTGCAATCGCTTTTTGGAGCAACAACATACGACGTACATCGGGGTGATTGATAATTAGCGTTTGTTCTTGTTGAACATCTTTTACCCCTCCTCGCTGCAAACGACGACCTTGTGGACGCTCATTGGCATATTGAAGCGAGGCATAATAAGCCGCATTTGCAATGGCAGCCGCTCCCCTACCTACTCCGATTCTCGCCTCATTCATCATCTGAAACATGTGCTTCAAACCTTGATTGGCATTGCCGACCAGCCAACCCTTGCTGTTGTTTTTTTCCCCAAACACTAAATGAGTCGTACACAATCCTCGCTGACCTACTTTCTGAAAATCACCTGCCGTAATGACATCATTGGACTCCAGTTCACCGTTTTCGCCCACTCTAAATTTGGGTACTGCAAAAAGGGAAATTCCTTTTGTGCCGAGAGGTGCACCTTCAATGCGTGCCAAGACCAAATGCACAAAATTTTCGAAATAGGGATGATCGCCTGCCGTAATGAAGATTTTTTGTCCCTTGATTTGATAGCTACCATCTTCATTGGGGTAAGCGGTAGTTGTGACATCGGAAAGGGAACTACCCGCCTGCGGTTCGGTCAGACACATCGTACCGCCCCATTTGCCCTCCATCATATTGGGCATAAATCGGTCTTTCAATTCTTGTGTTCCAAATGCACGAATCAGATTGGCAGCACCTGCAGGAAGCGAAAAATAGGCGGTGATATTGTTGTTGGCGCAGTCCATGATATAGTGAACCGCCGTATAAAGTATCCCTGGCTGACGAACACCTCCTTCGTCGTAGTCAAAGTGAGAACCCACAAAACCCATTTCTGCCCCTTTTTCGAGAATGTTCTTCAACTGAGGAATGACGTAAATGCCGCCATCATCGTAACGGGAAGGATCTTCATCCATTTCTCTAAAACAAGGATACAATTCTTGATCAGAATAGTCCTTCACCGCATCCAAAAACATATCTACGCTCTCTTTATCATAGTCTTGGAAATATTCATGCTGAAACAAATCATTCGTATTGTGTACTTCATAGAGCAAATACCGAAGTGTGTTCATGTCTATATACTTGCTTGCCATAGGTCAGATTGTTTTAAACTGTTTGTCTAAATGGGAAAAAATATTTCACCAAAAATAACCATTTTTTTCAAAAATTGTTGTCAATTTCAAATAAGGGTTCTATATTTGCACCGCCTTATGAAATAAGGGAGATTGATAAATAAATTTCTATTCATTTTTTAGGTGCAAAAACGGGAGATTAGCTCAGTTGGTTCAGAGCATCTGCCTTACAAGCAGGGGGTCGTTGGTTCGAATCCAACATTTCCCACCTTATAAATCAAGCAGTTACAATAAATTTTGTAGCTGCTTTTTTTGTTGGTTTAAACATAGTTTAAACATTTGCTTCATTTTTTTTGCTGAGTTTAAACCAAAATTCCTCTCCATTTTTTTTTCTTTCCCCATACTTTTCTTAGATTAGCCTTTCATTTTTTCACCAAAACAATCTGTATAGACAATATTCTAATCTAACATATCAAGCAATCAATTAGCGTTTGCTGTTTTTTTCGATTCAAAAATCGCCAAATAATGAATTAGGGAAAAAACATAAGCGATGCGGTCACGTTATGCGTGGGCGTACCGACTTTTCCCTAGGGTGTTT
The Chitinophagales bacterium genome window above contains:
- a CDS encoding VWA domain-containing protein, whose product is MAKREINVFNVSFLDLLSGALGAVLILFIVIPKLTGDIKIKLQELEQIQELKVDIQKIENMMIQLKESVPEDTFKELESRMDKLGKTIVALEAEIKSVQSKLAECDAQRTKLRDQVKTLKEQVVNLEDRLKNNDKIVQQLQSEIEELRKQLEQVKKEKQALEQQVTTLEGTVSEKDGVIKTQQTTVDDLTENNEALKKELEKAKNEAQSAKAEVDKQKQQLKECQAKLGLDVGDNVVFVVDISGSMDDDPEPQKLDEVKAGIKMMVATMDETTSVDIVIYPKSADERYGYKYGRLQPVTEDTKYDIYRYLATLRAYGCTPTREVMDFVFDSPNYKNANTIILMSDGLPTVRTTATTCDELTNTSEIENYITSKNGGSKVINCIGVGSDFRQRNSNDLKVKFMQNLAKKNNGFYIGF
- a CDS encoding acyl-CoA dehydrogenase, with product MASKYIDMNTLRYLLYEVHNTNDLFQHEYFQDYDKESVDMFLDAVKDYSDQELYPCFREMDEDPSRYDDGGIYVIPQLKNILEKGAEMGFVGSHFDYDEGGVRQPGILYTAVHYIMDCANNNITAYFSLPAGAANLIRAFGTQELKDRFMPNMMEGKWGGTMCLTEPQAGSSLSDVTTTAYPNEDGSYQIKGQKIFITAGDHPYFENFVHLVLARIEGAPLGTKGISLFAVPKFRVGENGELESNDVITAGDFQKVGQRGLCTTHLVFGEKNNSKGWLVGNANQGLKHMFQMMNEARIGVGRGAAAIANAAYYASLQYANERPQGRRLQRGGVKDVQQEQTLIINHPDVRRMLLLQKAIAEGSLSLVLEASIYQDWEHVKPEEAEKYHLLLELLTPIVKTYPAEKGQEATKNGLQILGGYGFCSEFVLQQYARDIRIYSLYEGTTGIQSQDLLGRKMMMKGGQALQLLAQEMMQTIEAANTYDELKPYASILGKKLALTQKVLQFLGGFAQKGDFERFLSDATLFMDFFGTITIGWQWLKMAAAAKQALVTGSMEQTMEFYESKIHTMKFFYKYEMSKTSALADILMDEEVLTIVGEKELIA